The Flavobacterium faecale genome has a segment encoding these proteins:
- a CDS encoding THC0290_0291 family protein, translated as MFKCFIIPLFALFACSNAAQAQFGFSHEIGIIAGPIAFQSDYGERYDLKTNLENSGFGIGIIHYLNFSYEADCNCYTPDTYFNDHFKLRTELSYNKTNLEHAGEWVKPERTGLGADQLRAMKGSTQLTNIGMQLEYFPLSIRDFTSRTGSLGPFVSLGAQFSYYNAEAHSSLGPLGSPLTTFPKYLTPSGNRPFGFSTESNTVWSVVSSVGTRYKLSPLRDLMIDLRFQYFFSNWVDGLNPNPDIYKENKANDWLVWLNFGYIYYLQ; from the coding sequence ATGTTCAAATGCTTTATTATCCCATTATTTGCTCTATTTGCCTGCTCGAACGCAGCACAAGCGCAATTTGGGTTTTCACATGAAATCGGAATTATTGCAGGCCCCATTGCATTTCAATCTGATTACGGTGAACGCTATGACCTTAAAACTAATCTAGAAAATTCTGGTTTTGGTATAGGGATTATCCATTACCTAAACTTTTCATACGAAGCCGATTGTAATTGCTACACTCCTGACACCTACTTCAACGACCATTTTAAACTGCGAACAGAGTTGTCTTATAATAAAACAAACTTGGAACATGCAGGAGAATGGGTCAAGCCAGAGCGCACAGGTCTAGGTGCTGACCAACTACGAGCGATGAAGGGAAGCACGCAACTGACAAATATTGGTATGCAGCTCGAATATTTTCCGTTGAGTATTCGCGATTTTACATCAAGAACGGGTAGTCTAGGACCCTTTGTGAGTTTGGGAGCACAGTTTAGCTATTACAATGCTGAAGCACATTCATCTCTTGGTCCATTAGGATCTCCTTTAACTACTTTTCCAAAATACCTTACTCCTTCAGGCAATCGTCCTTTTGGGTTTTCTACAGAAAGTAATACCGTTTGGTCTGTAGTTTCAAGTGTTGGTACTCGATATAAGCTAAGTCCTTTGCGTGATTTAATGATCGATTTACGATTTCAGTATTTCTTTTCGAATTGGGTCGATGGTCTAAACCCAAATCCAGATATTTATAAAGAAAACAAGGCTAATGATTGGCTAGTATGGCTCAATTTTGGCTACATCTATTACCTTCAATAA
- the gdhA gene encoding NADP-specific glutamate dehydrogenase, with the protein MSKNIENFIAEVTRKNPNEPEFLQAVVEVAETVMPFIEQNEKYQNKMLLERMVESDRIIIFRVAWTDDKGQTQVNRGFRIQMNSAIGPYKGGLRFHPSVNLSILKFLAFEQTFKNSLTTLPMGGGKGGADFDPKGKSDNEVMRFCQSFMTELSKHIGANTDVPAGDIGVGGREIGYLFGQYKRLRNEFTGVLTGKGMSYGGSLIRPEATGYGAVYFTQSMLATKGDDLSGKIVAISGSGNVAQYAAEKATQLGAKVVTLSDSAGYIYDEEGISPEKLAHVMYIKNEARGRISEYVAKYPNAKYIADSRPWSVKCDIAMPCATQNEVSEAEAKQLVANGCICVTEGANMPTTLEALAVFQEAKVLFAPGKASNAGGVSTSGLEMSQNSLRLNWTAEEVDERLKGIMTSIHASCVAYGSDASGYVDYVKGANIAGFVKVADAMLAQGVV; encoded by the coding sequence ATGTCAAAAAATATTGAAAATTTTATAGCGGAGGTTACTCGTAAAAATCCAAATGAACCAGAATTTTTGCAAGCTGTTGTTGAGGTAGCAGAGACTGTAATGCCGTTTATTGAACAAAATGAAAAATACCAAAATAAAATGCTATTGGAGCGCATGGTCGAATCTGATAGGATTATCATCTTTAGAGTTGCTTGGACAGATGACAAAGGTCAAACACAAGTAAACAGAGGATTCCGTATTCAAATGAATTCAGCAATCGGACCTTATAAAGGAGGTCTTCGTTTCCATCCATCAGTAAATCTTAGTATTTTAAAATTTTTAGCTTTCGAACAAACCTTTAAAAATAGCCTTACTACATTGCCAATGGGTGGTGGAAAAGGTGGAGCTGATTTTGACCCTAAAGGTAAATCAGATAATGAAGTAATGCGTTTTTGCCAAAGTTTTATGACCGAATTGTCTAAACATATCGGTGCGAATACTGATGTTCCTGCAGGAGATATTGGAGTTGGTGGTAGAGAGATAGGGTACTTGTTTGGTCAATATAAACGACTAAGAAATGAATTTACAGGAGTACTTACTGGTAAAGGTATGTCTTATGGAGGTTCATTAATTCGCCCAGAAGCAACTGGTTATGGTGCTGTTTATTTCACACAAAGTATGTTGGCTACCAAAGGAGATGATTTGTCTGGTAAGATTGTTGCTATTTCTGGTTCTGGAAATGTGGCGCAATATGCCGCTGAAAAAGCAACACAATTGGGTGCAAAAGTGGTTACCTTATCAGATTCTGCTGGTTATATTTATGACGAGGAAGGAATCTCTCCAGAAAAGTTAGCACACGTGATGTACATTAAAAATGAAGCTAGAGGTAGAATTAGTGAATATGTTGCAAAATATCCTAATGCAAAATATATCGCAGATAGTCGTCCATGGAGTGTGAAGTGTGACATAGCAATGCCATGTGCAACACAAAATGAAGTTAGTGAAGCTGAAGCAAAACAATTGGTAGCAAACGGATGTATATGCGTGACCGAGGGAGCAAACATGCCAACTACGCTAGAAGCTTTGGCTGTTTTTCAAGAAGCTAAAGTTTTATTTGCACCAGGAAAAGCATCAAATGCAGGAGGGGTTTCTACTTCTGGATTAGAAATGTCTCAAAACTCATTGCGTTTAAACTGGACAGCAGAAGAAGTAGATGAGCGATTAAAAGGAATCATGACTTCTATTCATGCTTCATGTGTAGCTTATGGGTCAGATGCATCAGGGTATGTCGACTACGTAAAAGGAGCAAATATTGCTGGTTTTGTAAAAGTAGCAGATGCTATGCTTGCACAAGGAGTCGTATAA
- a CDS encoding T9SS type A sorting domain-containing protein: MKKIIAVFLLLFVSHVVLAQSNLSWQGYFSYNEIKDISASTSAVFAASENALFSKNLVSNELKTITTIDGLSGETITAMYHSTSLNKTIVGYETGLLTVINDTDGKILKVVDILNKQIPTSVKRVNHFMEYQGIIYVSCDFGIVQFNLNTMLFGDTYFIGDNGVEIKVNQTAVFDGFIYAATAVGIKRATVTSKNLIDFSQWVTISPGYWSGIETFGSELVAIDSAGALHRYSANSFVNFRSLHQFPNDIRSSGEYLIVTTQSTIFIFNSALATTRQIDTSSIPGGGVFSCAAIVEDKVYIGTTAKGMYTLLLQGGTTAENTTPSGPIKNNIFAIDSGTTALWAVYGGYSSSYNPYPLKSNGISKFSSSGWLNIPYEMVLGVQSTGRVAVNPYKESDVFVFSFFSGLLKVVDDVPTTLYTKSNSGLEDISFIPNYSNDVRVNGGVFDKSGNLWVNNSFVKNGIKVFNANGTWQSFSTEVILNNYQICSFGKMSIDKRSTKWSATFTEGILGFNETGNVFKKITVGETVGNLPDRDARVVTPDNNNQLWIGTIKGLRVLSNINDFFTEDQLTTKPIIILEDGVAQELLYEQFITDIVVDGANNKWIGTADSGVFFVSPDGQKTIYHFTSTNSPLPGNSINDIAINGLTGEVFIATSKGMISFKGVATKASSDLNNAYVYPNPVRPGYEGTVKIAGLVDKANVKITDIEGNLVYETTSQGGTIEWDTTAFGKYKVATGVYMIFIVAEDGIETKVKKVMIVR; the protein is encoded by the coding sequence ATGAAAAAGATAATAGCAGTTTTTTTACTCTTATTTGTGAGTCATGTGGTTTTGGCACAGAGCAATTTATCGTGGCAAGGCTATTTCTCATACAACGAAATAAAAGATATTTCAGCAAGTACTTCAGCTGTTTTTGCTGCATCTGAAAATGCTTTGTTTTCGAAAAATTTGGTTTCGAATGAATTGAAAACGATCACCACTATTGATGGTTTGTCTGGTGAAACTATAACAGCAATGTACCATAGTACGAGTTTGAATAAAACAATTGTGGGATATGAAACCGGTTTGCTGACTGTGATAAATGACACTGATGGCAAAATTTTGAAAGTGGTTGATATCTTAAACAAACAAATCCCTACTAGCGTCAAAAGAGTTAATCATTTCATGGAATACCAAGGTATTATATATGTTTCTTGCGATTTCGGAATAGTTCAGTTTAATTTAAATACAATGCTTTTTGGAGATACCTACTTTATAGGTGATAACGGTGTTGAGATAAAAGTCAATCAAACTGCGGTATTTGATGGATTTATCTATGCCGCAACAGCAGTCGGAATTAAAAGAGCAACAGTAACTAGCAAAAATTTAATTGATTTTAGTCAATGGGTTACCATCTCTCCGGGATATTGGAGCGGAATAGAGACTTTTGGATCAGAGTTGGTAGCAATAGACTCTGCTGGAGCTCTACATAGATATAGTGCAAATTCTTTTGTAAATTTTAGAAGTTTACATCAATTCCCTAACGATATTAGAAGCTCAGGTGAATATTTAATAGTCACAACTCAAAGTACTATTTTTATCTTTAATTCAGCATTGGCAACTACACGGCAAATTGATACAAGTAGTATACCAGGCGGCGGAGTTTTTAGTTGTGCTGCCATCGTAGAGGACAAGGTTTATATTGGTACTACAGCCAAGGGCATGTATACGCTATTGTTGCAAGGTGGGACCACCGCTGAAAACACAACCCCTAGCGGACCAATTAAAAATAATATTTTTGCAATAGATTCTGGTACTACAGCCTTGTGGGCAGTTTATGGAGGATATTCAAGTAGCTATAACCCTTATCCACTTAAAAGTAATGGTATTAGTAAGTTTAGTTCATCAGGATGGTTAAATATACCATATGAAATGGTGTTAGGTGTACAGTCTACAGGTAGAGTAGCAGTCAATCCCTATAAGGAAAGTGATGTATTTGTCTTTTCTTTTTTCAGTGGTCTATTGAAAGTTGTAGATGATGTTCCAACTACCTTATATACCAAGAGTAATAGTGGGCTGGAGGATATATCTTTTATACCCAATTATTCAAACGATGTAAGAGTGAATGGTGGGGTATTTGATAAATCAGGTAATCTATGGGTAAATAATAGTTTTGTAAAAAACGGAATAAAAGTATTTAATGCCAATGGGACTTGGCAAAGTTTTTCAACTGAAGTAATTTTGAATAATTATCAAATTTGTAGTTTTGGTAAGATGTCAATTGACAAGCGGAGTACAAAATGGTCTGCTACCTTTACTGAAGGTATACTAGGTTTTAATGAAACTGGTAATGTATTCAAGAAAATTACGGTAGGTGAAACAGTTGGAAATTTACCTGACCGTGATGCTAGAGTTGTAACCCCTGATAATAATAATCAGCTATGGATAGGTACTATTAAAGGACTTCGTGTGCTGTCTAATATTAATGATTTTTTTACCGAAGATCAGTTGACTACAAAACCTATAATAATACTCGAAGATGGTGTGGCTCAGGAACTATTGTATGAGCAATTCATCACAGATATTGTTGTAGATGGGGCTAATAATAAGTGGATTGGAACGGCAGATTCTGGAGTGTTTTTTGTTTCTCCAGATGGTCAAAAAACTATTTATCATTTTACATCTACAAATTCACCTTTGCCCGGCAATAGTATAAATGATATTGCAATAAATGGCCTTACAGGGGAGGTTTTTATAGCAACATCCAAAGGGATGATCTCGTTTAAGGGAGTGGCCACAAAAGCAAGTTCAGACTTAAACAACGCTTATGTCTATCCCAATCCTGTGCGACCAGGGTATGAAGGTACCGTCAAGATTGCAGGATTGGTAGATAAGGCCAATGTTAAAATTACTGATATTGAAGGTAATTTAGTTTATGAAACCACTTCACAAGGTGGGACGATTGAATGGGACACAACGGCTTTTGGTAAATATAAAGTTGCAACGGGGGTGTACATGATCTTTATCGTAGCCGAGGATGGTATTGAAACGAAAGTTAAAAAAGTGATGATTGTACGATAA
- a CDS encoding acyltransferase family protein, with protein sequence MYDNIKITEESHLKRLPNLTGLRFVLAVLVVIFHIPQFFQNRGLPFYNDFAVFHKGSEAVFMFFSLSGFLIIRQLYVEKRANNTIKIKAFFYRRILRIFPLYYLVLIFGFLYYRFILPSFGYPTVADYDLFLGVLLSGTFFANIFCTYSPGGIIEMLWSIAIEEQFYFFIAPIFFFLPLKRIKVFLAVFTLLYFALYFSKVVPLLRNYSMFFFYFSFSGLCGIIMLSSTVQNLVLKFKYPLLFTFLIYFFTSIFRSNLLDIPYHMLSMVLFGLVISVLSQKKNILLDNVVLNYLGKISYGIYMYHAIVMQFVGFLFLKFLNKIYLSYSIYIVLENTLIILITVLLAHFSFKYYETYFLKLKKKF encoded by the coding sequence TTGTACGATAATATAAAAATAACAGAAGAATCACATTTGAAACGTTTACCTAATCTTACAGGTCTCCGTTTTGTACTGGCAGTTTTAGTTGTCATTTTTCATATTCCGCAGTTTTTTCAAAATAGAGGTTTACCTTTTTATAATGATTTTGCAGTTTTTCATAAAGGTTCAGAGGCTGTTTTTATGTTTTTTTCACTCAGTGGATTTTTGATTATAAGGCAGTTATATGTTGAGAAAAGAGCAAATAATACCATAAAAATCAAAGCCTTTTTTTACAGAAGAATATTGCGAATTTTTCCGCTTTATTATTTAGTGTTGATTTTTGGATTTCTCTATTATCGATTTATCCTACCATCTTTTGGTTATCCTACAGTTGCTGATTACGATCTGTTTTTGGGCGTGTTGTTGTCAGGTACATTTTTTGCAAATATTTTTTGTACATACTCACCTGGAGGTATCATCGAAATGTTGTGGTCTATTGCTATAGAGGAGCAATTTTACTTTTTTATAGCTCCGATCTTCTTTTTTCTACCTCTCAAAAGAATAAAGGTTTTTTTAGCCGTGTTCACATTGTTATATTTTGCACTTTATTTTTCTAAAGTGGTGCCATTATTACGAAATTATAGTATGTTCTTTTTTTATTTTTCATTCAGTGGACTTTGTGGTATAATTATGTTAAGTAGCACCGTTCAAAATTTAGTACTTAAATTTAAGTATCCACTTTTGTTTACTTTTTTAATTTATTTTTTTACTTCAATTTTTAGATCAAATTTACTAGATATACCTTATCATATGCTAAGTATGGTGCTGTTTGGTTTAGTGATTTCAGTTTTGTCGCAAAAGAAAAATATACTATTAGACAATGTAGTCTTAAATTATCTAGGAAAAATTTCCTATGGTATTTACATGTATCATGCTATTGTTATGCAATTTGTTGGTTTTTTATTTTTAAAATTTTTAAATAAGATATATCTCTCGTATAGTATTTATATAGTACTTGAAAACACTTTAATAATATTAATAACCGTACTACTTGCACATTTTTCATTTAAATACTATGAAACTTATTTTTTGAAGCTAAAAAAGAAATTTTAG
- the recO gene encoding DNA repair protein RecO — protein MLVKTKAIVISSIKYQEKSLIVKCFTQSSGLKTYFVRSAFSGRKSNQKIAYFQPLSILEIEADHKNKGTMEHFKEIKISAPFQSVHTDIFKSTMVLFLSEVLYHSIHEEEKNESLFDFLEVALLWLDTHDDISNFHLILLLEISKYLGFYPDVTDIDQSFFDMRDGQFTPFIGVDSLTGHQTTLFKVLIGLKFDTNQKVFHVLERQILLKILMDYYRFHLDGFRNPKSLEVLKEVFS, from the coding sequence GTGCTAGTCAAAACAAAAGCCATAGTAATTTCTTCCATCAAGTATCAAGAAAAAAGTTTGATTGTAAAATGTTTTACACAATCTAGTGGGCTCAAAACTTATTTTGTACGCTCTGCTTTTTCGGGTCGAAAAAGCAACCAAAAGATAGCTTATTTTCAGCCGCTTTCTATTTTAGAAATCGAGGCAGATCATAAAAACAAAGGGACTATGGAGCATTTCAAAGAAATTAAAATTAGCGCTCCTTTTCAGAGTGTACACACTGATATTTTTAAAAGTACAATGGTATTGTTTCTCTCTGAGGTCTTGTATCATTCGATTCATGAAGAAGAGAAAAACGAATCGCTATTTGATTTTTTAGAAGTAGCTTTATTGTGGCTGGATACGCATGATGATATTTCAAATTTTCATCTTATTTTGTTGCTTGAGATTTCCAAATATTTGGGTTTTTATCCGGATGTTACCGATATTGATCAATCTTTTTTTGATATGCGTGACGGACAATTCACGCCATTTATAGGTGTAGATTCTCTAACAGGGCATCAAACGACATTGTTTAAAGTATTGATCGGTCTTAAGTTCGATACCAATCAGAAAGTATTTCATGTACTTGAAAGGCAGATATTATTGAAGATTTTGATGGATTATTATCGTTTTCACCTAGATGGATTTAGAAATCCAAAATCTCTTGAAGTTTTGAAAGAAGTTTTTTCTTGA
- a CDS encoding glucose/sorbosone family PQQ-dependent dehydrogenase, producing MSKTTLTLLGIFFFGATAIAQLTDPIPGDSWAISQLGPNNLLDNPYDILYAPDDNLWITQRVNGEIARYNTTTGTKDLLIDIAAVYSTGGQDGLLGIVLHPQFGQNVGNDYAYVAYTYYSGSRKLRISRFTYSKTGEDGSLANEMVLIEGLSGSVDHNSGRLAIGSDLKLYYTIGDQGNNQFSNACNPIKAQVLPTNTSDYSAYEGKILRMNLDGSIPTDNPTLSGIRSHVYTYGHRNAQGLVFGSNGKLYSSEHGPKSDDEMNIIEAGKNYGWPNISGYVDNKAYEYCNWSTAPNCNSNSYSDFSCPSGATITTEMSWALPSNYKNPTQTWGTVASSYDFQAGCGYICWPTVAPAGMDIYEKGLIPGWGNSLLVTTLKRGRIYRAAIDASGNGFNAIADPEADGTNDDFEELWYTQNRYRDIVAAPDGITFYIITDSSGSTSGPSNNNSISIQNPGIIIKVKYTRVTLGATAFESSKEVVLTPNPAKNDFKISFDSTKMQFQKLQIIDTNGRITKEVVSPKSNQSISINEIANGLYFVNLLDENGNKTTKKLMVIKE from the coding sequence ATGTCAAAAACTACTCTTACCCTTCTTGGGATATTTTTCTTCGGTGCAACCGCTATCGCTCAATTAACAGATCCGATTCCGGGAGATAGCTGGGCTATTTCTCAATTGGGACCAAATAATTTGTTAGACAATCCGTATGATATTTTGTATGCGCCAGATGATAATTTATGGATTACGCAGAGGGTAAATGGAGAAATTGCAAGGTACAATACAACCACAGGAACAAAAGATCTTTTAATCGATATTGCGGCAGTGTATTCCACAGGCGGGCAAGACGGTTTGTTAGGGATTGTTTTGCATCCACAGTTTGGTCAAAATGTAGGTAATGATTATGCTTATGTGGCTTATACTTATTATTCTGGTTCGCGAAAACTTAGAATTTCTAGGTTTACATATTCTAAAACCGGAGAGGATGGCAGTTTAGCCAATGAAATGGTTTTAATCGAAGGATTGTCTGGGAGCGTGGACCACAATTCGGGTCGCTTGGCAATTGGATCCGATTTGAAATTATATTACACAATTGGAGACCAGGGTAACAACCAGTTTTCTAATGCTTGTAACCCAATAAAAGCGCAAGTTCTACCAACAAACACATCGGATTATAGTGCGTATGAGGGTAAGATTCTAAGAATGAATTTGGACGGATCAATACCGACAGATAACCCAACATTGAGTGGAATAAGAAGTCATGTATACACCTATGGACATCGAAATGCACAAGGATTAGTTTTTGGGTCTAATGGAAAACTATATTCGTCTGAACACGGTCCGAAATCAGATGATGAAATGAACATTATCGAAGCGGGTAAAAATTATGGTTGGCCAAATATTTCTGGATATGTTGATAATAAGGCTTATGAATATTGTAATTGGTCTACTGCTCCAAATTGCAACAGCAACAGTTATTCAGATTTTAGTTGTCCATCCGGAGCTACAATTACTACAGAGATGAGTTGGGCGCTGCCTTCAAACTACAAGAATCCTACTCAAACGTGGGGTACTGTTGCTAGTTCTTATGATTTTCAAGCTGGTTGTGGATATATTTGTTGGCCAACAGTTGCTCCTGCAGGGATGGATATTTATGAAAAAGGTCTTATACCGGGTTGGGGAAACTCATTACTTGTTACGACCTTAAAACGTGGTCGAATTTACAGAGCAGCAATTGATGCTTCGGGTAATGGATTTAATGCTATTGCAGATCCAGAGGCAGACGGAACAAATGATGATTTTGAGGAACTTTGGTACACCCAAAATAGATACCGTGATATTGTAGCTGCACCAGACGGAATAACATTCTATATTATCACAGATAGCAGTGGGTCTACTTCGGGGCCTTCTAATAACAACTCCATATCAATTCAGAATCCAGGAATCATTATCAAAGTAAAATATACGCGAGTAACTCTGGGTGCGACTGCTTTTGAGTCATCAAAGGAGGTGGTTTTGACACCCAATCCGGCTAAAAATGATTTCAAAATCTCTTTTGATAGTACAAAAATGCAGTTTCAAAAACTTCAAATAATTGATACTAATGGACGCATTACGAAAGAAGTTGTAAGTCCAAAATCAAATCAATCCATTTCAATAAACGAAATAGCAAACGGTTTGTATTTTGTTAATTTACTTGATGAAAATGGGAATAAAACAACCAAAAAATTAATGGTTATAAAAGAGTAA